Proteins encoded by one window of Synechococcus sp. WH 7805:
- a CDS encoding GH116 family glycosyl hydrolase: protein MAPLGLSALRSLLRRSPRPQAWTPPEASWSRPFGLGWDQPYTVRYASNLDDGPWHGMPLGGFGAGCIGRSSRGDFNLWHLDGGEHWYGTIPDCQFSLFENNGSSKRAHALALKPEADASRSNSGEPLAAWNWYPASTGEQSTGTYAARYPLSWTHYEGVFDAEVQCEAFSPILPGDYQRTSYPVAVFRWTLRNPTDQPLDLSLLLSWRNTVGWFFNTDPSAEVHFRDDGSPEHNYAPAIGHGEGQRNRWLDQEGIRGIVLEGQRSEPIGEGQGQWCLAVPDTLDGVEVLRCSRWDPTGDGQELWQPFAAEGRIPNSNNDRASRAGEHASAAIALTFTLAPGESREIPIAISWDLPVTAFASGVRDLRRYTDFFGADGRNAAAMATEALRDWRHWRDQIDAWQAPVLARKELPEALRMALFNELYDLASGGSLWTAASGKDPHGRFGVLECLDYAWYESLDVRLYGSLGLLQLWPELDKAVLRSFARAIPAADATQRPIGWYFTQGRGRVEADRKVEGATPHDLGAPNEVPFDATNYTAYQDCNLWKDLASDFVLQVWRTFKLAPTGEDLTFLADCWPAAVQALHYLKRFDVNNDGLPDNGGAPDQTFDDWPLKGVSAYCGALWIAALEAALAMAQRLQQELGLDTGSEQHTFSNWLEQSRANFDALLWNGEYYDIDAESGTPVVMADQLCGDFYARLLGLEPVVSDANSRSTLKAVKESCFEKFQGGSLGVANGLRRDGTPLDPNGTHPLEVWTGINFGIASYYQLMGEGQTAEAICSAVVHQVYSGGLQFRTPEAITAVNTFRACHYLRAMAIWGLWATHTDWQRIPGAERIS, encoded by the coding sequence ATGGCTCCCCTCGGTCTGTCTGCCCTGCGTTCGCTTCTGCGCCGCAGTCCCCGGCCGCAGGCCTGGACGCCACCCGAGGCCAGTTGGAGCCGGCCCTTCGGCCTGGGCTGGGATCAGCCCTATACGGTCCGCTATGCCAGCAATCTCGATGACGGCCCATGGCATGGCATGCCCCTTGGGGGATTTGGTGCTGGTTGCATCGGCCGCAGCTCCCGCGGTGACTTCAACCTCTGGCATCTCGATGGTGGAGAGCATTGGTATGGAACGATCCCCGACTGTCAGTTCTCCCTGTTTGAAAACAACGGCAGCAGCAAACGGGCCCACGCTTTGGCCTTGAAGCCCGAGGCTGACGCCTCACGTTCCAACAGCGGTGAGCCTCTGGCTGCCTGGAATTGGTATCCCGCCAGCACGGGTGAGCAGAGCACCGGAACCTATGCCGCCCGCTATCCCCTGAGCTGGACCCATTACGAGGGTGTATTCGACGCCGAGGTGCAATGCGAGGCCTTCAGCCCGATCCTCCCTGGCGACTATCAACGCACCAGTTATCCAGTGGCCGTGTTCCGCTGGACCTTGCGCAATCCCACCGATCAACCGCTGGATCTGTCGTTGCTCCTCAGTTGGCGCAACACGGTGGGTTGGTTCTTCAACACCGACCCCTCGGCAGAGGTGCATTTCCGGGATGACGGCAGCCCGGAACACAACTACGCCCCAGCGATCGGCCACGGCGAGGGGCAACGCAACCGTTGGTTGGATCAGGAAGGCATTCGCGGCATCGTGCTGGAAGGCCAGCGCAGCGAGCCCATCGGCGAGGGGCAAGGGCAGTGGTGTCTGGCGGTTCCTGACACGCTTGATGGTGTTGAGGTGCTGCGCTGCAGCCGCTGGGATCCCACGGGTGATGGCCAGGAGCTCTGGCAACCGTTTGCTGCGGAGGGCCGCATTCCCAACAGCAACAACGATCGGGCCAGTCGTGCCGGCGAGCACGCCAGTGCAGCGATTGCCCTGACGTTCACCCTGGCTCCCGGGGAATCCCGCGAAATCCCGATTGCGATCAGCTGGGATCTGCCGGTCACCGCCTTCGCGTCCGGTGTTCGTGATTTGCGCCGCTACACCGATTTCTTTGGAGCCGATGGTCGCAATGCCGCGGCGATGGCAACGGAGGCCCTGCGGGACTGGCGCCATTGGCGTGATCAGATCGATGCCTGGCAGGCACCGGTGCTGGCGCGCAAGGAGCTGCCGGAAGCTCTGCGCATGGCCTTATTCAATGAGCTCTACGACCTGGCCAGTGGCGGAAGCCTCTGGACCGCGGCGTCGGGTAAGGATCCCCACGGTCGCTTTGGCGTGCTCGAGTGTCTCGACTATGCCTGGTACGAAAGCCTGGATGTGCGGCTCTACGGATCCCTGGGTTTGCTGCAGCTCTGGCCGGAACTCGACAAGGCGGTGCTGCGCAGCTTCGCCAGAGCGATCCCGGCGGCGGATGCCACCCAGCGGCCGATCGGTTGGTATTTCACCCAAGGACGCGGCCGGGTGGAAGCGGATCGCAAGGTGGAGGGGGCCACGCCGCACGACCTGGGGGCTCCCAATGAGGTCCCTTTTGATGCCACCAATTACACGGCGTATCAGGATTGCAATCTCTGGAAAGACCTCGCCAGCGATTTTGTGCTGCAAGTGTGGCGCACCTTCAAGCTCGCACCCACCGGCGAAGACCTCACGTTTCTGGCGGATTGCTGGCCAGCGGCCGTGCAGGCCTTGCACTATCTGAAGCGTTTTGACGTCAACAACGACGGCTTACCGGATAACGGGGGTGCTCCTGATCAGACCTTCGACGACTGGCCGCTGAAGGGGGTGAGTGCCTATTGCGGCGCGTTGTGGATCGCTGCGCTTGAAGCTGCTTTGGCTATGGCCCAAAGGCTGCAGCAGGAGCTGGGGCTGGATACCGGCAGTGAACAGCACACCTTCAGCAACTGGCTGGAGCAATCCCGGGCCAATTTCGATGCTCTGCTCTGGAACGGCGAGTACTACGACATTGATGCCGAAAGCGGCACGCCAGTGGTGATGGCCGATCAGCTCTGCGGTGATTTTTATGCGCGCCTGCTGGGCCTGGAGCCGGTGGTGAGTGACGCCAACAGCCGCAGCACGCTCAAGGCCGTGAAGGAGAGTTGCTTTGAGAAGTTCCAGGGCGGCAGCCTTGGGGTGGCCAATGGACTGCGCCGTGATGGCACACCCTTGGATCCCAATGGCACTCATCCGCTGGAGGTGTGGACAGGCATCAACTTCGGCATCGCCAGCTACTACCAGTTGATGGGTGAAGGGCAGACTGCGGAAGCAATCTGTTCAGCGGTAGTGCATCAGGTGTACAGCGGTGGTCTGCAGTTCCGCACACCGGAGGCGATCACGGCGGTGAACACCTTCAGGGCTTGTCATTACCTGCGGGCGATGGCGATCTGGGGGCTGTGGGCGACGCACACCGATTGGCAACGGATTCCTGGGGCGGAGCGCATCAGCTGA
- a CDS encoding sulfotransferase, protein MHPFRRSSDQFVAGGCIRPSVLIQALRLYKPHWRCGLNGVIPLLSGLVLEPLAWLQTALYSKRLAQIQPPDDPVVVIGHWRSGTTYLHQLLASDPAAATARNAFTVAPQVALILKPLIVGFLNRIMSVHRPIDAVPWSALDPQEDEIGLVRLTFDTNMAGVAFPRCYPRCFRRYVLASTASFRRELVRFTKLTWLHDGVGKSHLVIKNSAHTARVLLLLQLYPNARFVLLKRDPIASIRSLVQVKQLLGGLMGFQAVPDQVRQVEETVAAHAELMGAFEASRAQIPPGQLVEVAYTDLMASPITTVERIYRDLGIGGWQRARSSVQARATQAENYHPSPVKLNPAAEQRLQELMAQQPPHP, encoded by the coding sequence ATGCACCCTTTCCGGCGTTCTTCCGATCAGTTTGTCGCCGGGGGATGCATCAGGCCTTCGGTCCTGATCCAGGCGCTCCGCCTCTACAAGCCCCACTGGCGTTGCGGGTTGAATGGTGTGATTCCCCTTCTCTCTGGATTGGTGCTCGAGCCTTTGGCTTGGCTCCAGACTGCTCTGTATTCCAAGCGCTTAGCGCAGATTCAGCCACCAGATGATCCAGTTGTTGTGATCGGACATTGGCGCAGTGGCACCACCTATCTGCATCAGCTGTTGGCGTCGGATCCAGCTGCAGCCACGGCAAGGAATGCGTTCACTGTGGCTCCGCAGGTGGCCCTTATCTTGAAGCCTTTGATCGTCGGCTTCTTGAATCGGATCATGAGCGTGCATCGTCCAATCGATGCTGTGCCTTGGTCTGCCCTGGATCCTCAGGAGGACGAAATCGGTCTCGTCCGACTCACGTTCGACACCAACATGGCCGGAGTGGCATTCCCTCGTTGTTATCCCAGGTGTTTTCGCCGTTATGTGCTGGCCTCTACGGCATCCTTCCGGCGTGAGCTTGTGAGGTTCACCAAGCTCACCTGGCTGCATGACGGGGTTGGTAAGAGCCATCTCGTGATCAAAAATTCAGCCCATACAGCACGTGTTCTCTTGCTCTTGCAGTTGTATCCCAATGCTCGTTTTGTTTTGCTCAAGCGTGATCCAATCGCTTCGATTCGCTCTCTGGTGCAGGTGAAGCAGCTTTTGGGGGGGCTGATGGGGTTTCAGGCTGTGCCTGATCAGGTGCGACAGGTTGAGGAAACCGTGGCCGCCCACGCTGAGCTGATGGGAGCCTTTGAGGCGTCCCGAGCTCAGATTCCTCCAGGACAGTTGGTGGAGGTGGCCTACACCGATCTGATGGCATCACCCATCACAACGGTGGAAAGGATTTATCGAGACCTCGGAATCGGTGGCTGGCAACGGGCCCGATCCTCAGTGCAGGCGCGCGCGACTCAGGCGGAGAACTATCACCCCTCTCCAGTGAAGTTGAATCCCGCCGCGGAGCAGCGGTTGCAGGAGCTGATGGCCCAACAACCGCCGCACCCCTAA
- a CDS encoding helix-turn-helix transcriptional regulator: protein MKRLGKPYEAIQLSQGRLAGRFTCANFNSITILEISSNQCLLLNGDRGPDFMSFCLESSGVADDHKTHTLAVPKYSINGFKSNLKESHFQLTANSTTYFAITSANRINSILKHCKAEQLKEKFLTCNSAQITPSQHNKLKTLLQQSINNTASSLSNRQQIGNSIISHFIDSLMSTQDINYHPLELTQRQLLVKNFIQLGFDRGNEDLTLDDISKQLFCSRRTLIQGTKDTFEMGPMELLKTIRLEQVNWMLRNKDARAEAALQNVSDIAKHFNFYSRGHFARAYQNLFHENPSQTLQENAT, encoded by the coding sequence TTGAAGCGTCTCGGCAAACCCTATGAGGCAATTCAACTGAGCCAAGGACGATTAGCGGGCAGATTCACTTGCGCCAATTTCAATTCGATCACCATTCTTGAAATCAGCAGCAATCAATGCTTGCTCCTGAATGGAGATCGCGGACCCGATTTCATGAGCTTTTGCCTGGAATCATCAGGAGTGGCCGACGATCACAAAACACACACTCTAGCCGTACCCAAATACTCAATCAACGGATTCAAATCAAACCTAAAGGAGTCACATTTTCAACTTACAGCAAATTCAACAACTTACTTCGCAATCACGTCAGCCAACAGAATTAATTCCATTCTGAAGCATTGCAAGGCAGAGCAACTAAAAGAAAAATTCCTAACTTGCAATAGTGCACAGATCACTCCAAGCCAACACAATAAACTCAAAACCCTGCTTCAACAGTCAATCAATAATACAGCCTCAAGCCTATCCAATCGACAACAAATCGGGAACTCGATAATCAGCCATTTTATTGACTCATTGATGAGCACACAAGACATCAACTACCATCCGCTTGAACTAACGCAACGCCAATTACTTGTTAAAAACTTCATCCAACTTGGATTTGATCGAGGAAATGAAGATCTAACACTAGACGATATCAGCAAACAACTTTTTTGCTCAAGACGAACTCTTATTCAAGGCACAAAAGACACCTTCGAAATGGGCCCAATGGAGCTCCTCAAAACCATCCGCCTCGAACAAGTGAATTGGATGCTGCGAAACAAAGACGCGAGAGCGGAGGCGGCGCTTCAGAACGTTTCAGATATCGCTAAACATTTTAATTTTTATAGTCGAGGACATTTCGCCAGGGCCTATCAAAATCTCTTCCATGAAAACCCTAGTCAAACATTGCAAGAGAATGCAACTTGA
- a CDS encoding arylsulfatase: MLEELQGMPDPIKVPRLIRRLTVGGGVLLATSLTIACMKQGQSQAGVFDRTNLPIAEPRPEKVTKVLPSEVPLPAQWEVTAPADAPNVVIILLDDVGYAAPSAFGGVVNMPTAEKLADNGLRYNKFHTTALCAPTRAALKSGRNHHKVNTGSIPEIATGYAGNSTVVPDYAVPVAEILRLNGYNTAAFGKWHETPGRETTAAGPQTRWPTRQGFEKFYGFVGAEDNMWEPTIHDGVTVVDAPKKDRYHFTEDMTDQAIGWVRQQKAIKPDKPFFIYYSSAGAHSPHHVGKEWIDKYKGKFDEGWDVLRERNLKNQIKAGIVPEGTQMAKAPDSIPKWDSLTPQQQKIYARQAEVFAAFTEHSDYEAGRLIQAIEDLGELDNTLVIYITGDNGASVEGDRTGHWNWNHYLNGVGETPDEQEAKLDEWGGPTTYPMYHMAWAIAFNSPFALSKQVAGDFGGTRNGTVIHWPERIKKVGGVRTQFSHVNDVAPTILEAANLPMPKTINGIPQIPMQGTSLMYTFDNPDAKEKHNTQYFEIIGNRGIYHNGWMARATIMYPWMAPKRMNTVAADDGWELYDTTKDFSLSNNLADQEPERLVALKKKFMEEAIENQVLPLDDRLLERLVPSVAGRPTLLGDRTSMDLYPYAWNMVEDSILNVKNVSNSVTAFVDVKGGEEDGVIFSQGGRFGGWSLYVENNKPSYTYNYMGELFTLTSNKPLPAGKSEIRFELDYDGGGTGKGADLRLKLNGEVVAEGRLEKTIASRFSIDEGADVGLDRGSAVTVKTIGPRRYSAYGGQIDKVTLQIYPKDTDAAKG; the protein is encoded by the coding sequence TTGCTGGAAGAACTTCAAGGTATGCCAGATCCCATCAAAGTCCCCCGTTTGATCCGCCGTCTGACCGTTGGAGGGGGTGTGTTGCTTGCGACAAGCTTGACGATTGCCTGCATGAAGCAGGGGCAATCCCAAGCAGGTGTCTTCGATCGGACGAATCTCCCCATCGCTGAGCCAAGGCCTGAAAAGGTCACCAAAGTTCTGCCTTCAGAGGTGCCATTGCCCGCACAGTGGGAGGTGACCGCACCAGCCGATGCACCCAACGTGGTGATCATCCTTTTGGATGATGTGGGCTACGCGGCTCCTTCCGCATTCGGCGGTGTGGTGAACATGCCGACGGCGGAGAAGCTGGCCGACAATGGGCTGCGCTACAACAAGTTCCACACCACAGCCCTTTGCGCCCCAACGCGGGCAGCATTGAAATCTGGTCGTAATCACCACAAGGTGAACACGGGATCCATTCCAGAGATCGCGACGGGTTATGCAGGTAATTCAACCGTTGTGCCGGATTATGCCGTGCCGGTTGCAGAAATTCTGAGACTCAATGGTTACAACACAGCGGCCTTCGGTAAGTGGCATGAAACCCCAGGCCGTGAAACCACGGCTGCTGGCCCTCAAACCCGTTGGCCAACGCGTCAAGGATTTGAGAAGTTTTACGGGTTCGTTGGGGCGGAAGACAACATGTGGGAACCCACCATCCACGATGGTGTCACCGTTGTGGATGCACCGAAGAAAGATCGGTATCACTTCACCGAAGACATGACCGATCAGGCGATCGGTTGGGTTCGTCAACAGAAAGCGATCAAGCCTGATAAACCATTTTTCATCTATTACTCCTCAGCCGGTGCCCACTCCCCACACCATGTGGGCAAAGAATGGATTGACAAATATAAAGGCAAGTTTGACGAGGGCTGGGATGTCCTTAGGGAACGCAATCTAAAGAACCAGATCAAGGCTGGGATTGTTCCTGAAGGTACGCAGATGGCCAAGGCGCCAGACAGTATTCCCAAGTGGGACAGCCTCACCCCCCAGCAGCAGAAAATTTATGCGCGCCAGGCTGAGGTGTTTGCTGCCTTCACGGAGCACTCCGATTATGAAGCAGGCCGTTTGATTCAGGCGATTGAAGATCTAGGTGAGCTCGACAACACCTTGGTGATTTATATAACTGGTGACAATGGCGCCAGTGTTGAGGGGGATAGGACTGGTCATTGGAATTGGAACCACTACCTCAATGGTGTTGGAGAAACGCCTGACGAACAGGAGGCGAAGCTTGATGAATGGGGTGGTCCAACCACCTACCCCATGTATCACATGGCTTGGGCGATTGCCTTTAATTCACCTTTTGCACTTTCCAAGCAAGTCGCCGGTGATTTTGGCGGAACACGCAATGGCACAGTGATTCATTGGCCGGAGCGCATCAAAAAAGTTGGTGGTGTGCGCACTCAGTTCTCGCATGTGAATGATGTCGCCCCAACAATTCTTGAGGCGGCCAATCTGCCGATGCCCAAAACAATTAATGGTATTCCGCAGATTCCCATGCAGGGAACCAGCCTGATGTATACCTTTGATAATCCAGATGCCAAAGAAAAGCACAACACGCAGTACTTCGAGATTATTGGCAACCGAGGTATCTATCACAACGGCTGGATGGCTCGGGCAACCATCATGTATCCCTGGATGGCGCCCAAAAGAATGAACACGGTTGCGGCAGATGATGGTTGGGAGCTGTACGACACCACGAAGGATTTCAGTCTCTCGAATAATCTTGCTGATCAGGAGCCAGAACGCCTTGTGGCCTTGAAGAAGAAATTTATGGAAGAGGCCATTGAGAATCAGGTGCTGCCCCTGGATGACCGCCTGCTCGAGCGTCTTGTCCCATCTGTTGCAGGTCGGCCCACCCTGTTAGGTGATCGCACGTCGATGGATTTATATCCCTATGCTTGGAACATGGTCGAAGACTCGATTCTCAATGTGAAGAACGTGTCGAATAGTGTGACGGCCTTTGTTGATGTGAAAGGAGGCGAAGAAGATGGCGTGATCTTCTCCCAGGGAGGGCGATTCGGTGGTTGGTCGCTTTATGTTGAAAACAACAAGCCTTCCTATACCTATAACTACATGGGAGAGCTGTTCACCCTGACGAGCAACAAGCCATTGCCCGCTGGTAAATCCGAAATCCGTTTCGAACTCGACTACGACGGCGGTGGCACTGGAAAAGGTGCAGATCTTCGCTTGAAACTCAACGGCGAGGTGGTCGCTGAAGGCCGCCTGGAGAAGACGATTGCATCGCGTTTTTCCATTGATGAAGGCGCTGATGTTGGTCTCGACCGTGGCTCTGCGGTCACGGTTAAAACCATTGGTCCTCGTCGTTACAGCGCCTATGGCGGTCAGATTGACAAGGTGACACTTCAGATCTACCCCAAGGACACGGATGCAGCCAAGGGCTAA
- a CDS encoding arylsulfatase, producing MGNSNTSPIDGSILPFPAKPSGSKAGTSMQESTYSPLPDPKRLPDDAPNILVVLIDDAGPAMPECLGGEIHTPTLQAIKDGGVGFNRFHTTAMCSPTRSSLLCGRNHTFVGNGQICEFANDWDGYSGRIPESCALQAEVLRNYGYATGAWGKWHNTPSNETTAAGPFENWPTGLGFEYFYGFLAGECSQYEPHLVRNTTVVLPPKTAAEGYHVSEDLADDAINWLQTHKALRPDQPFYMYWASGALHGPHHVNKEWADKYKGKFDGGWDAYREKAFKNAKAKGWIPENAQLTPRHPRLAAWDSIPDDQKPFQSRLMEVLAGFAEHTDHQVGRIVSEIERLGYEENTLVVYIWGDNGSSGEGQDGTISELLAQNSVASEIEQHIEVLNELGGLDVLGSPLVDNMYHAGWAWAGSTPYQGMKLQASYLGGTRNPMMVKWPKGIKPDPKPRSQFHHCNDLVPTIYELVGITPPKIVNGVEQDPIHGTSFAYAFNAPDAPDQLKTQFFDIMGSRSIYHNGWIAGAVGPRLPWVKGVDPDILTWSPDTDDWELYNLDEDWSQSKNLADQHPEKLQMLKNLFLVESAKYKNLPIGGGLWTIIFHPELKVAPPATSWELPGTITRIPEPCAPRLGCLNNKVTIDMEIPETASGVLYKLGANSGGLTLYMDQGILIYEYNLFIIERTKLRSAEPLPAGRHKLEIVTQHTDDNPRGPLSIKVSLNGTQVIDGTVPRVAAVLFTANDCLDVGQALGSPVSLDYHERAPFKFNGSIHTMHVEYLE from the coding sequence ATGGGCAACAGCAACACATCACCAATCGATGGCTCGATTTTGCCGTTTCCTGCCAAACCGTCGGGCAGCAAGGCTGGGACGTCGATGCAGGAGTCGACATATAGCCCACTACCCGATCCCAAGAGACTTCCAGACGACGCACCCAACATTCTTGTGGTGCTCATTGACGATGCCGGTCCTGCAATGCCGGAATGCCTGGGTGGCGAAATTCATACACCTACACTTCAGGCGATCAAAGATGGTGGTGTGGGTTTCAATCGCTTCCACACCACAGCGATGTGTTCACCAACACGCTCGTCGCTGCTATGCGGTCGTAACCACACCTTCGTAGGCAACGGCCAGATCTGTGAATTCGCCAACGACTGGGACGGTTATTCAGGGCGTATTCCTGAAAGCTGTGCACTGCAGGCGGAGGTGCTGCGCAATTACGGATACGCCACCGGAGCATGGGGCAAATGGCACAACACGCCCTCCAATGAGACCACGGCTGCAGGTCCCTTTGAAAACTGGCCAACGGGTCTTGGTTTCGAATACTTCTACGGATTCCTCGCAGGTGAGTGCTCTCAATATGAGCCGCATCTGGTGCGCAACACCACAGTGGTGTTGCCACCAAAAACAGCAGCAGAGGGATATCACGTCAGTGAAGACCTGGCCGACGACGCGATCAACTGGCTGCAGACCCACAAGGCTCTCCGCCCCGATCAGCCCTTCTACATGTACTGGGCATCCGGAGCCCTGCATGGTCCTCACCATGTGAATAAGGAGTGGGCAGACAAGTACAAGGGCAAGTTCGACGGGGGCTGGGACGCGTATCGCGAAAAGGCATTTAAAAATGCCAAGGCCAAAGGCTGGATTCCCGAAAACGCACAGCTCACGCCACGCCACCCCCGTTTGGCTGCCTGGGATTCCATCCCTGATGATCAGAAGCCCTTCCAGTCACGTTTGATGGAAGTGTTGGCAGGCTTTGCTGAACACACCGATCACCAAGTCGGTCGCATCGTCTCAGAAATTGAACGGCTGGGCTACGAGGAAAACACACTCGTTGTTTACATCTGGGGTGACAATGGCTCTTCTGGAGAAGGCCAGGACGGCACCATCTCCGAGCTGTTGGCTCAGAACTCCGTCGCCTCGGAAATTGAGCAGCACATCGAGGTTCTCAATGAACTTGGCGGACTCGATGTGCTCGGCTCCCCGCTGGTCGACAACATGTATCACGCAGGCTGGGCCTGGGCCGGCAGCACGCCTTACCAAGGTATGAAGCTGCAGGCTTCCTATCTCGGCGGCACCCGCAATCCCATGATGGTCAAGTGGCCCAAGGGCATCAAGCCGGATCCCAAGCCGCGGTCGCAGTTCCACCACTGCAACGATCTTGTACCAACGATCTATGAGCTGGTGGGGATCACTCCACCCAAGATCGTCAATGGCGTGGAGCAGGATCCCATCCACGGCACCAGCTTTGCCTATGCCTTCAATGCCCCCGATGCTCCAGATCAGCTCAAGACCCAGTTCTTCGACATCATGGGTTCTCGCTCGATCTATCACAACGGTTGGATAGCTGGGGCCGTAGGGCCTCGGCTGCCCTGGGTGAAGGGTGTCGACCCCGACATCCTCACCTGGTCACCCGACACCGATGACTGGGAGCTCTACAACCTCGATGAGGATTGGAGTCAGAGCAAGAACCTGGCAGATCAGCATCCAGAGAAGTTGCAGATGCTTAAAAATCTGTTCCTGGTGGAATCGGCCAAATACAAAAACCTGCCGATTGGCGGCGGCCTCTGGACCATCATCTTCCACCCGGAACTGAAGGTTGCCCCGCCGGCAACATCCTGGGAGTTGCCAGGGACCATCACGCGTATTCCGGAACCCTGTGCTCCACGACTTGGTTGCCTCAACAACAAAGTCACGATTGACATGGAGATTCCGGAGACGGCCAGTGGAGTGCTCTACAAGCTCGGTGCCAATTCAGGTGGCCTCACCTTGTACATGGATCAGGGGATTCTCATTTATGAGTACAACCTGTTCATCATTGAACGCACCAAGCTGCGCTCTGCTGAGCCACTGCCGGCCGGTCGCCACAAACTGGAGATCGTCACCCAGCACACCGACGACAACCCAAGAGGCCCGCTGTCGATCAAGGTATCCCTCAATGGCACCCAGGTGATCGACGGAACTGTGCCGAGGGTTGCAGCTGTGCTGTTTACAGCAAATGATTGTCTGGATGTCGGTCAGGCGCTCGGTTCTCCTGTTTCACTCGATTACCACGAGCGTGCGCCATTCAAGTTCAACGGATCCATTCACACCATGCACGTGGAGTATCTCGAATAA
- a CDS encoding DUF1622 domain-containing protein codes for MGLAEHVLTHSAEGLRLILEYLSILSVAVGLIAVFCPGGPLRLRAIPPRLLQRGPLTAARLTFGGWVALALEFQLGADVVQTTISREASALIQLGAVALVRTFLNYFLSLELKEKEQAS; via the coding sequence ATGGGATTAGCTGAACATGTTCTGACACATTCAGCAGAGGGATTGCGTCTGATTCTCGAATACCTTTCGATTCTTTCTGTTGCTGTTGGTCTTATTGCGGTTTTTTGCCCTGGTGGACCACTTCGCCTACGAGCCATTCCGCCGCGCCTTTTGCAACGAGGGCCGTTAACAGCGGCCCGTTTGACATTTGGTGGGTGGGTTGCCCTGGCACTTGAGTTTCAACTTGGCGCTGATGTGGTTCAAACCACAATAAGTCGCGAAGCATCTGCATTGATTCAGCTGGGTGCTGTGGCACTGGTGCGTACATTTCTAAATTACTTTTTGAGCCTTGAACTTAAAGAAAAAGAGCAGGCTTCTTGA
- a CDS encoding YidH family protein has product MSNANTELAKTRNRAAAERTTLAWIRTALALISFGFGLDKIIDAIRDAGGDTNSRHDIGVQLMSMGFIAVGIFTLLIAIRQHKRELMRLRSDPYLYRDDPSLSIATATAVLGIGVMAFLLLLSSLI; this is encoded by the coding sequence ATGAGCAATGCCAATACGGAACTGGCCAAAACGCGCAATAGAGCCGCAGCAGAACGCACAACCCTGGCGTGGATCCGAACCGCTCTTGCCTTGATCAGTTTCGGATTCGGTCTCGACAAAATCATCGATGCCATTCGAGATGCAGGAGGTGACACCAACTCCAGGCATGACATCGGTGTCCAGCTGATGTCAATGGGATTCATCGCAGTCGGAATTTTTACACTGCTGATCGCGATCCGTCAGCACAAACGCGAACTGATGAGGCTGCGTAGCGACCCTTACCTCTACCGCGATGATCCATCACTTTCGATTGCCACCGCAACAGCCGTGCTTGGAATCGGAGTGATGGCCTTTCTGCTGCTGCTATCCAGCTTGATCTGA
- a CDS encoding bile acid:sodium symporter family protein: protein MSILISLALFFIMVSLGLNLPSLQFDLLKHRPALIGRVLLATCAAMPLAAWLLLKTPMGQGLSPAIATAVMLMAICPSAPMIALKSRKLANNPELATRLQFWSACAAIISVPLWVSQLPAEAGETIWSVNAKDVAHQVFTVQLFPLLLGVSLRRWCADWAERWNPIVQKLSNILLFVLLTLILVVALPKVSPMLIDNLRGALVMLILTWIGLGLGYVVAGNNQVERSTLPLVLSMRNPGLALLIVQGMAPNAIDLKAAVVGYVVITAVGTAPFMKWRKTTTSQA from the coding sequence ATGTCCATCCTGATTTCTCTGGCCCTTTTCTTCATCATGGTGTCTCTGGGACTCAATCTGCCCAGCTTGCAATTTGACTTGCTTAAACACAGACCCGCTCTAATTGGTCGTGTACTACTCGCCACCTGCGCAGCCATGCCCCTGGCAGCATGGCTGCTGCTAAAAACCCCAATGGGACAAGGGCTGTCGCCAGCCATCGCAACAGCAGTGATGCTGATGGCCATCTGCCCCAGCGCCCCGATGATCGCCTTGAAGAGCAGGAAGTTGGCGAACAACCCTGAACTAGCGACAAGGCTGCAATTCTGGTCAGCTTGCGCTGCCATCATCAGCGTTCCGCTCTGGGTCTCTCAGTTGCCAGCTGAAGCGGGGGAAACCATCTGGAGCGTCAACGCCAAGGATGTCGCTCATCAAGTCTTCACCGTGCAACTCTTTCCATTACTCCTCGGCGTGTCATTGCGGCGTTGGTGTGCAGACTGGGCTGAACGCTGGAATCCAATTGTTCAGAAATTGAGCAACATTCTTCTATTTGTGCTCCTAACCCTAATCCTGGTCGTGGCCTTGCCGAAAGTATCGCCAATGCTGATCGACAACCTCAGAGGTGCACTCGTGATGCTCATCCTCACCTGGATTGGCCTTGGGCTGGGATATGTCGTGGCAGGAAATAACCAAGTCGAGCGCAGCACCCTGCCCTTGGTGCTTTCCATGCGTAATCCAGGCCTTGCATTGCTCATCGTTCAAGGCATGGCCCCCAACGCCATCGATCTCAAGGCAGCGGTTGTGGGCTACGTCGTCATTACTGCGGTTGGAACTGCACCATTCATGAAATGGCGCAAAACAACTACATCACAAGCATGA